A section of the Agrococcus sp. SGAir0287 genome encodes:
- a CDS encoding CaiB/BaiF CoA transferase family protein has protein sequence MVELGNYIAAPTTGRLLADFGADVVKVERPRTGDELRRWRLRSGTTSMLHRTINRSKRSIVADLRSDEGRDLVLDLVRRSDVLLENFRPGTLERWGLDAAALDAENPDLVVVRISAFGQTGPLAPRPGFAAVAEAAGGFRELVGEPGRAPSRTGVSIGDTIAGLYGAFGAVMGLLERETTRAARGEAHLALDRRTIDVALNEAMLSVTESLVPEWSAYGVRRERTGGRMEGIAPSNAYLCADGRSIVVAGNGDGIYQRYMRAIGRPDLADDPALQTNDGRWAARDALDEAIGEWAAARTSREALATLDAADVPSGPIATAEDLCGDEQLAARDMIQHLDVDDGERALFATAFPGVVPVLGGRSLPIRHAGPDLGAHTGEVLRELGWSDARVADYEERMR, from the coding sequence GTGGTCGAGCTCGGCAACTACATCGCCGCCCCGACGACCGGGCGGCTGCTCGCGGACTTCGGCGCCGACGTCGTGAAGGTCGAGCGACCGCGCACGGGCGACGAGCTGCGCCGCTGGCGGCTGCGCTCGGGCACGACGTCGATGCTCCATCGCACGATCAACCGGTCGAAGCGCTCGATCGTCGCCGACCTGCGCAGCGACGAGGGCCGCGATCTCGTGCTCGACCTCGTCCGCCGCTCCGACGTGCTGCTGGAGAACTTCCGGCCGGGCACGCTCGAGCGCTGGGGGCTCGACGCAGCCGCGCTCGACGCCGAGAACCCCGACCTCGTCGTCGTGCGCATCTCGGCGTTCGGGCAGACGGGTCCGCTGGCACCCAGGCCCGGCTTCGCCGCCGTCGCGGAGGCGGCGGGCGGCTTCCGCGAGCTCGTCGGCGAGCCCGGGCGCGCGCCGAGCCGCACCGGGGTGTCGATCGGCGACACGATCGCGGGGCTCTACGGGGCCTTCGGCGCCGTCATGGGCCTCCTCGAGCGCGAGACGACGCGCGCCGCGCGCGGCGAGGCGCACCTCGCGCTCGATCGGCGCACGATCGACGTCGCCCTCAACGAGGCGATGCTGTCGGTGACGGAGTCGCTCGTGCCCGAGTGGTCGGCGTACGGCGTGCGCCGCGAGCGCACCGGAGGCCGCATGGAGGGCATCGCGCCGTCGAACGCGTACCTGTGCGCCGACGGCCGCAGCATCGTCGTCGCCGGCAACGGCGATGGGATCTACCAGCGCTACATGCGGGCGATCGGCCGGCCCGACCTCGCCGACGACCCGGCGCTGCAGACGAACGACGGCCGCTGGGCGGCGCGCGACGCGCTCGACGAGGCCATCGGCGAGTGGGCGGCGGCGCGCACGAGCCGCGAGGCGCTCGCCACCCTCGACGCCGCCGACGTGCCCTCGGGGCCCATCGCGACCGCGGAGGACCTGTGCGGCGACGAGCAGCTCGCCGCGCGCGACATGATCCAGCACCTCGACGTCGACGACGGCGAGCGCGCCCTGTTCGCGACGGCCTTCCCCGGCGTCGTGCCGGTGCTCGGCGGGCGCTCGCTGCCCATCCGCCACGCGGGGCCCGACCTCGGGGCGCACACGGGCGAGGTGCTGCGGGAGCTGGGATGGAGCGACGCGCGCGTCGCCGACTACGAGGAGCGGATGCGATGA
- a CDS encoding hydroxymethylglutaryl-CoA lyase: protein MTQVQIRDVTLRDGLQLVGSPLPTERKVRLVRELLALGVEHVEVGSMARPDLVPTLADTLDVVAALDEHERERAWVWVATPRHVERAAAAGVRRFQYCLSASDAHNRANVGRDAEASVAAFPDALAAAQAVGGTVQLCIATAFTCPFDGEVPLERVLSIVADPRTDGAVDVVIADTLGQAHPGEVRRRIAEAARLRPDLGVVFHGHDTWGLGVANALAAVEGGATVVDGALGGLGGCPFAPGASGNTATEDLVFGLRPPWASTTTFAELVRLGEEVTRTLAEPDRARSQAGARSGASAFEWVVDA, encoded by the coding sequence ATGACCCAGGTGCAGATCCGGGACGTGACGCTGCGCGACGGGCTGCAGCTCGTCGGCAGCCCCCTGCCGACCGAGCGGAAGGTGAGGCTCGTGCGCGAGCTGCTCGCGCTCGGCGTCGAGCACGTCGAGGTCGGGTCGATGGCGCGTCCCGACCTCGTGCCGACGCTCGCCGACACGCTCGACGTCGTCGCCGCGCTCGACGAGCACGAGCGCGAGCGCGCGTGGGTGTGGGTGGCGACGCCCCGCCACGTCGAGCGCGCCGCCGCCGCGGGCGTCCGCCGCTTCCAGTACTGCCTGTCGGCGTCCGACGCGCACAATCGGGCGAACGTCGGCCGCGACGCCGAGGCGTCCGTCGCCGCCTTCCCCGACGCGCTCGCCGCCGCGCAGGCGGTCGGCGGCACGGTGCAGCTGTGCATCGCGACGGCCTTCACGTGCCCCTTCGACGGGGAGGTGCCGCTCGAGCGCGTGCTGTCGATCGTCGCCGACCCGCGCACCGACGGCGCCGTCGACGTCGTCATCGCCGACACGCTCGGCCAGGCGCATCCGGGCGAGGTGCGTCGTCGGATCGCCGAGGCGGCTCGCCTGCGCCCGGACCTCGGCGTCGTCTTCCACGGCCACGACACGTGGGGGCTCGGCGTCGCCAACGCGCTGGCCGCCGTCGAGGGCGGGGCGACCGTGGTCGACGGCGCGCTCGGCGGACTCGGCGGCTGCCCGTTCGCACCCGGCGCATCCGGCAACACCGCGACCGAGGACCTCGTCTTCGGCTTGCGCCCCCCGTGGGCGAGCACGACGACCTTCGCCGAGCTCGTGCGGCTCGGCGAGGAGGTCACGCGCACGCTGGCCGAGCCGGACCGCGCCCGCTCGCAGGCGGGCGCCCGCAGCGGCGCATCGGCGTTCGAGTGGGTCGTCGACGCCTGA
- a CDS encoding phosphodiesterase, which translates to MITTEFPAPSVVLAHLTDLHVTGDGSPLYGAVDSTAALERALARLEASGVRPDALVLSGDLADRGEPEAYRRLRALVAPVAERLGADLVVATGNHDDRAALREHLLGDDSAPADRPVRAVHRVGGLRVVVLDSSVPGAHWGAVDDEQLAWLADELRERAPLGTILVLHHPPAPTILDLALTVELRGQERLAAVLRGSDVRAILGGHVHHTTSSTFAGIPVHVAAGLAYTQDLLAEGGGTRGQDGEQALAIVHVLPDTVVHAVAPVRAHPTVGERVPQAEVDRRLADAGIVRRA; encoded by the coding sequence ATGATCACCACCGAGTTCCCGGCACCGAGCGTCGTGCTGGCCCACCTCACCGACCTGCACGTCACGGGGGACGGCTCGCCCCTCTACGGTGCCGTCGACTCCACGGCGGCGCTCGAGCGCGCGCTCGCCCGGCTCGAGGCCTCCGGAGTCCGTCCCGACGCGCTCGTGCTCTCCGGCGACCTCGCCGACCGGGGGGAGCCCGAGGCCTACCGGCGTCTGCGCGCGCTCGTCGCGCCCGTCGCCGAGCGCCTCGGGGCCGACCTCGTCGTCGCGACCGGCAACCACGACGACCGCGCGGCGCTGCGCGAGCACCTGCTGGGCGACGACTCCGCTCCGGCCGACCGGCCGGTTCGCGCCGTGCACCGCGTCGGCGGCCTGCGCGTCGTCGTGCTCGACTCGAGCGTGCCCGGCGCGCACTGGGGCGCCGTCGACGACGAGCAGCTCGCGTGGCTCGCCGACGAGCTGCGCGAGCGCGCGCCGCTCGGCACGATCCTCGTGCTGCACCATCCGCCGGCGCCGACGATCCTCGATCTCGCGCTCACGGTCGAGCTGCGCGGACAGGAGCGACTCGCCGCCGTGCTGCGGGGGAGCGACGTGCGCGCCATCCTCGGCGGACACGTGCACCACACGACGTCGTCGACCTTCGCGGGCATCCCCGTCCACGTCGCTGCCGGCCTCGCCTACACGCAGGACCTGCTCGCGGAGGGCGGTGGCACGCGCGGCCAGGACGGCGAGCAGGCGCTCGCGATCGTGCACGTGCTGCCGGACACCGTCGTGCACGCCGTCGCGCCCGTCCGCGCCCACCCGACGGTCGGCGAGCGCGTGCCGCAGGCGGAGGTCGACCGGAGGCTCGCCGACGCCGGCATCGTGCGACGCGCCTAG